In a single window of the Caproicibacterium sp. BJN0003 genome:
- the accD gene encoding acetyl-CoA carboxylase, carboxyltransferase subunit beta, with protein MLNKELFQKPKNTLEQGGENASHPNIPGRLCISCSKCKKILFAHDLEKSFFKCPKCGHLLHMSARERIAMMTDKGSFSELFGKLRSKNILDFPDYNKKLSHSFLSTHEREGVVCGIAQICQEPCAIFVMDPNFMMGSMGTVVGEKITRLFEYATENHLPVVGWTVSGGARMQEGILSLMQMAKTSGAVKLHSDAGLLYIVVLTDPTTGGVTASFAMEADIILAEPQALIGFAGPRVIKQTIRQKLPAGFQRSEFLLEKGFVDALSNRETQKEQLSNFLSLHHNEEADSI; from the coding sequence GTGCTGAATAAAGAATTATTCCAAAAGCCAAAAAACACACTGGAACAAGGAGGCGAAAATGCCTCTCATCCAAATATTCCGGGCAGATTATGTATTAGCTGTTCCAAATGCAAAAAGATTTTATTTGCGCACGATCTGGAAAAATCATTTTTTAAATGTCCGAAATGTGGCCATCTTTTGCATATGAGCGCTCGTGAGCGCATTGCCATGATGACTGATAAAGGTTCTTTCTCTGAACTGTTTGGAAAGCTACGCAGCAAAAACATTCTGGATTTTCCGGATTATAACAAAAAGCTTTCTCATTCCTTCCTTTCCACTCACGAACGAGAGGGCGTTGTCTGCGGAATTGCGCAAATTTGTCAGGAACCATGTGCGATCTTTGTCATGGACCCTAATTTTATGATGGGTTCCATGGGCACTGTGGTCGGAGAAAAGATCACTCGTCTTTTTGAATATGCTACCGAAAATCATTTGCCTGTTGTAGGCTGGACGGTTTCCGGCGGCGCGCGCATGCAGGAAGGGATTCTCTCTTTAATGCAGATGGCGAAGACCAGCGGTGCCGTAAAACTGCACAGCGATGCGGGACTTCTTTATATCGTTGTTTTGACCGATCCGACTACCGGCGGCGTTACGGCAAGTTTCGCAATGGAAGCAGATATTATCCTCGCTGAACCTCAGGCACTGATTGGATTTGCCGGGCCCCGTGTCATTAAACAGACAATTCGCCAAAAATTGCCTGCAGGGTTTCAACGCTCAGAATTTCTTTTAGAAAAAGGATTTGTCGATGCGCTTTCCAACCGGGAAACCCAAAAAGAACAACTCTCAAATTTTTTGAGCTTACATCATAATGAGGAGGCAGATTCCATATGA
- a CDS encoding 3-hydroxyacyl-ACP dehydratase FabZ family protein: MTKEELKTILPHREPMLLLDEADQTGENSAEGRYTVRGDEWFLKGHFPGYPIVPGVIQCEMLAQTCCLPLKEQLKGKTPLYAGMNKVRFHGQVRPGDTLILKCEITKSRPPFYFASGKGYINDKMVVSGEFSFAVSEK; this comes from the coding sequence ATGACGAAAGAAGAATTAAAAACAATTCTCCCCCACAGAGAACCCATGCTGCTTTTGGACGAAGCGGATCAAACCGGTGAAAACAGTGCAGAGGGACGTTATACCGTTCGCGGGGATGAATGGTTTTTAAAAGGCCATTTCCCGGGATACCCAATTGTTCCCGGTGTCATTCAGTGTGAAATGCTTGCACAGACCTGCTGCCTGCCGTTAAAGGAGCAATTAAAAGGGAAAACACCCCTTTATGCAGGCATGAACAAAGTACGATTTCACGGGCAGGTACGTCCCGGCGATACCCTGATTTTAAAATGTGAAATCACAAAATCCCGCCCTCCGTTTTATTTTGCTTCCGGAAAAGGATATATAAATGATAAAATGGTGGTTTCCGGCGAGTTTTCCTTTGCAGTCTCCGAGAAATGA
- the accC gene encoding acetyl-CoA carboxylase biotin carboxylase subunit, which yields MFSKILIANRGEIAVRILRACREMGISTVAVYSEADRDALHVSLADEAICIGSAPVSESYLNMTAILTAASITGSEAIHPGYGLLSENAEFADLCRTCGITFIGPPAEVISEMGDKDAARRMMQEAGVPVIPGSEVVDTLKAAFAAAHEIGFPLLVKARSGGGGRGIRLVEREEDFENAWRTASAEAQASFGDGGVYLEKYLYPAKHIEMQLLCDKDGNCVTLGERECTVQRHHQKLLEESPSPAISESIRKKMQEAALKAAKACGYVGAGTVEFLYYDEKFYFMEMNTRLQVEHPVTELVTGLDLVKWQIRIAAGIPLNFTQKEVIPSGHALECRINAEDPEHGFLPSCGTIRLLHIPGGPCVRFDTALYQGYTVPPFYDSMIGKLIVASSSREEAIRKMRTALCELIIDGIHHNVGLQLQILDDPTFRNGTYRTDFMDLLMKEK from the coding sequence GTGTTCTCTAAAATTCTAATTGCAAACCGTGGAGAAATCGCTGTTCGGATTCTTCGCGCCTGTCGCGAGATGGGAATCTCAACAGTAGCAGTATACTCCGAAGCTGACCGAGATGCGCTGCACGTTTCTCTCGCCGACGAAGCCATTTGTATTGGGTCGGCTCCCGTAAGTGAAAGTTATCTGAATATGACGGCGATCCTGACTGCGGCCAGCATTACCGGTTCGGAAGCCATTCATCCGGGATATGGCCTTCTAAGTGAAAACGCCGAATTTGCCGATCTTTGCAGAACCTGCGGGATCACCTTTATCGGGCCGCCTGCCGAAGTTATCTCCGAAATGGGAGACAAAGATGCGGCGCGCCGAATGATGCAGGAGGCTGGCGTTCCGGTAATCCCCGGCAGTGAAGTCGTGGATACCTTGAAAGCAGCTTTTGCCGCTGCGCATGAAATTGGGTTTCCGCTTTTGGTAAAGGCCCGCTCCGGCGGCGGCGGACGTGGAATTCGCTTAGTAGAGCGCGAAGAAGACTTTGAAAATGCGTGGCGTACTGCTTCGGCAGAAGCACAAGCCTCATTTGGCGACGGCGGCGTTTATCTTGAAAAGTATCTTTATCCGGCAAAGCACATTGAAATGCAGCTGCTTTGCGACAAAGATGGAAACTGCGTAACGCTTGGCGAACGGGAATGTACAGTTCAGCGCCATCACCAAAAGCTTTTAGAGGAAAGTCCCAGCCCGGCAATTTCTGAGTCAATCCGCAAAAAGATGCAGGAGGCAGCTCTAAAAGCCGCAAAAGCCTGTGGTTATGTGGGCGCCGGAACAGTCGAATTTCTCTATTATGATGAAAAGTTCTACTTTATGGAAATGAATACCCGCCTGCAGGTGGAACATCCGGTTACAGAACTTGTTACGGGACTTGACCTCGTCAAATGGCAAATTCGAATTGCCGCGGGCATTCCGCTTAATTTCACACAAAAAGAAGTGATCCCTTCGGGTCATGCTCTGGAATGCCGTATCAATGCAGAAGATCCGGAACATGGATTTTTACCGAGCTGCGGTACCATTCGTCTTCTTCACATTCCTGGTGGCCCCTGCGTGCGTTTTGATACCGCTCTTTATCAAGGGTATACCGTTCCCCCGTTTTATGACAGCATGATCGGCAAACTGATCGTGGCTTCTTCCTCTCGGGAAGAAGCGATTCGCAAAATGCGCACTGCTTTATGTGAACTGATTATCGATGGAATCCATCATAATGTTGGGCTGCAATTGCAAATTTTGGATGATCCTACTTTTCGAAACGGCACCTACCGTACCGATTTTATGGATCTTTTGATGAAAGAAAAATAA